DNA from Massilia antarctica:
GTAGGCCACGTTTTCGGTTTCCGCGGTATCGATGTGCAGCGCGAAGCTGAGCGAGGCCGAGGTGGCGGCGGCCGGAATCGCGACCGATTGGGTCAGGGTTTCGGTCGCGGTGGTGCCATTGCCGCCCAGCCATGCGAAGCGTGCGCCTTCATAGGCCGACTGGCCGCTGAAGCTACCGATGGCGCCGGTGGTGCCGCCCCAGCCGGTGGTGCTGGACTCGAAGCCGCCGTTGACGATGCGCTCGGTGGTGCCGCCGCCGCCGCCGCCCACCGTCAGGGTGGCGCCGGAGCTGGTGGCGGTGGTCGGGCTGGTGGCCGAATCAGTCACCTTGACCGTGAACACGGCGCCACTGTCGGCGGTTTGCGCGGTCAGGCTGTAGGTGGCCGAGGTGGCGCCGGCAATGTTGGCGCCGTTACGCATCCACTGGTACTTGTACGGCGCGGTGCCGCCGGTGGCGGTGACCGAGAACGTCGCGGTCGAGCCGGCCGCCACGGTGACGCTCGAAGGCTGCGAGCTGATCGAGACGCCGCCGCCCGGTGGCGGGGTTTCGTCGACGTCGGCACCGACGTTGATCGCCGCGTAAGCACGGGTCACGGCAATGACTTCCTTGCTGTTCGCGCCATACAGTTCCGCGGCCGAGGCGATCACCTTGGCGCGCGCATCGGCGTAGTTGGTCGAGGCGGTGAACTTGGTGGTGTTGGCCTTGAACCAGATGCGGAACGCCTTGTCGCTGCCGATACCGGTCATCGCTGCCGGGCTCTTGACCAGATACTGGCTGTAGTAGTTCGACGACGAGGACGCGTTCGAGCCTTGCGACAGGAAGTAGAACATGCGGTTGTTCGGGCCGCTGCTGTAGTGGACGTCGAGGTTGCCGATCGAGCTGGTCCAGGCGTTCGGGCTCGAACCGTCCAGGCTAGGCTTGTACAGATAGCGCAGCGGGTTGCCCGATTTGGCGATTTCCTTGCCGGTCGCCCAGTCGTTGCCGGTGTTTGGAATGACGGTGCCGGTGCCGCCAGCGCGGGCATAGGCTTCCACCATTTCACCGGTGATGTCCGAGTTCGACTCGTTCAAGCCGCCCGATTCGCCGCTGTAGGTCAGGTCGGAGGTGGCGTTGGTCACGCCGTGGCCCATTTCGTGGCCGATCACGTCGATCGCGCCCAGGCTGTAGAAGCCGCTGCCGCCGTCGCCGATGAACATGCACTTGCAACCGTCGCTGTAGTAAGCGTTGTCATAGTTGGTGTTGACGTGGGCGGCGATGTAGGTCGCGGTATTGTTGCCGTCCAGGGATTGCCATCCGAGCACGTTCTTGAGCGTGTCGTAGGTATTCATCAAGCCCCACATCGCGTTCACGGCCGCGGTCTGGCCGTTGGCGTTGGTGGTGCTGCCGCCGTTGTACTGCAGGCCGTCGCCCCAGTCGTTGGTGGTGTTGGTGTAGACCGAGCCGGCGCTGGTGCCGTGGTTGGCGTTGGTGATGGCCATCATGCCGTAGGTGCCGCCGGTGCCGCGCGATGGATCCTTCATCGAGTACGTGGTGCCCGACAGGGTCGTGTTCAGCGGAATGGTGCCGTTGTACTGGCTCTTGCCGGTGCCGGCCACGCTCTGCAGCGCGCGCCATTGCTTGATCACGCTGCCGTCGGCGGCGCTGATGACGGTGTCATAGAACACCGGCTTGCTGCCTTCAAGCATGCGCGTCTTGACCAGGTAGGCCAGCGCGTAGTCGCTCACTTCCTCGACCAGGTCGGTGGCATTGAGCTGGGCTTCGGACTTGTTCAGGGCGCCCGGAGCGCGCTTGGTGGTGACGATCGGGTAGATGATCAGTTCGGCGCTCGGCGGAGTCTGGTGCACGCCGTTGGGCGACACTTTCTTGATGACCAGGTCGATCGCGGCGGCGTTCTGGATCTGCGGCACCACGGTGAAACCGGCGGTGCGCGCGCGCAGGCTGGCGTTGCCGCTACCCTGGCCCAGGCCCGAACGGCGGTCGGAAATCGATTCGCTGACAATCTCGCCGGCATCGTTGGTCACCACCACCGATTCCGACTGGAATACGCGCACGCCTTTGTAGGTGTGGGCGGCGCGGGTGATGCGGGTGCCGATCACGCCAGGGTGCTGCGCGGTAATGGAGA
Protein-coding regions in this window:
- a CDS encoding M4 family metallopeptidase; translation: MNFRKTLLAASIAALPLMMVGQALASAPIMAGPTALQSPQQGQALIAKLAATRATHGLDADHGFSITAQHPGVIGTRITRAAHTYKGVRVFQSESVVVTNDAGEIVSESISDRRSGLGQGSGNASLRARTAGFTVVPQIQNAAAIDLVIKKVSPNGVHQTPPSAELIIYPIVTTKRAPGALNKSEAQLNATDLVEEVSDYALAYLVKTRMLEGSKPVFYDTVISAADGSVIKQWRALQSVAGTGKSQYNGTIPLNTTLSGTTYSMKDPSRGTGGTYGMMAITNANHGTSAGSVYTNTTNDWGDGLQYNGGSTTNANGQTAAVNAMWGLMNTYDTLKNVLGWQSLDGNNTATYIAAHVNTNYDNAYYSDGCKCMFIGDGGSGFYSLGAIDVIGHEMGHGVTNATSDLTYSGESGGLNESNSDITGEMVEAYARAGGTGTVIPNTGNDWATGKEIAKSGNPLRYLYKPSLDGSSPNAWTSSIGNLDVHYSSGPNNRMFYFLSQGSNASSSSNYYSQYLVKSPAAMTGIGSDKAFRIWFKANTTKFTASTNYADARAKVIASAAELYGANSKEVIAVTRAYAAINVGADVDETPPPGGGVSISSQPSSVTVAAGSTATFSVTATGGTAPYKYQWMRNGANIAGATSATYSLTAQTADSGAVFTVKVTDSATSPTTATSSGATLTVGGGGGGTTERIVNGGFESSTTGWGGTTGAIGSFSGQSAYEGARFAWLGGNGTTATETLTQSVAIPAAATSASLSFALHIDTAETENVAYDKLVVTVKNSAGTVLGTLATYTNLNKASGYQIRTFNLLPYKGQTVTLSFAMREDSSLQTSFVVDKVSLLTQ